A single region of the Actinoplanes sp. SE50/110 genome encodes:
- a CDS encoding DUF6194 family protein, which translates to MELDELAARICRLPEVVQLIAGPGTGAPELSWGDRFFFVGEDRMRPFATIVVRDVPGFDECSGLDRPGVFRLNLELGRSRFGDLFGFGPEEFAARRSGIDFATPDRWFPHPVYAVQSWASVVNPVTVDVDSLIGHARGRRR; encoded by the coding sequence ATGGAGCTTGACGAACTCGCCGCGCGCATCTGCCGGCTTCCCGAGGTGGTCCAGCTGATCGCCGGGCCCGGCACCGGCGCCCCGGAGCTGAGCTGGGGTGACCGGTTCTTCTTCGTAGGGGAGGACCGGATGCGCCCGTTCGCCACGATCGTCGTCCGGGACGTGCCCGGCTTCGACGAGTGTTCCGGCCTGGACCGGCCGGGCGTCTTCCGGCTGAACCTGGAGCTGGGCCGGTCCCGTTTCGGCGACCTGTTCGGTTTCGGCCCGGAGGAGTTCGCGGCGCGCCGGTCCGGGATCGACTTCGCCACCCCGGACCGCTGGTTCCCGCATCCGGTGTACGCGGTGCAGAGCTGGGCCTCGGTGGTCAACCCGGTGACCGTCGACGTGGACTCCCTGATCGGGCACGCCCGCGGCCGGCGGCGCTGA
- a CDS encoding GlxA family transcriptional regulator, giving the protein MSLVVFVLTPQVHLLDLAGPAQVFSTAPDYTLHYVADADTVPTWQGVTLQASRDWPGLTPDDLVLVPGWRDGYGYFRPETLRRLREHHDRGGTVASVCAGAEALGRAGLLDGRRCTTHHDLQDTLARGYPRAGVVRDVLYVSDDRVVTSAGIASGIDLALHLVALRHGPAVAARVAREMVVYARRNGDESQASAMLRHRAHLSDVVHRVQDRIDAAFAEPLRLAQLAAAAGVSERTLSRLFSAATGRTPLRYQQLLRMERAEYLIGHGATVEAAARAVGFGDARMLRRLRARK; this is encoded by the coding sequence GTGAGCCTGGTGGTCTTCGTGCTCACCCCGCAGGTCCACCTGCTCGACCTGGCCGGCCCGGCCCAGGTGTTCTCCACCGCTCCGGACTACACGCTGCACTACGTCGCCGACGCCGACACCGTCCCCACCTGGCAGGGCGTCACCCTGCAGGCGTCCCGGGACTGGCCCGGCCTCACCCCGGACGATCTGGTCCTCGTTCCCGGCTGGCGCGACGGGTACGGCTACTTCCGACCGGAGACGCTGCGGCGGCTCCGTGAGCATCACGACCGGGGCGGCACGGTCGCCAGTGTCTGCGCCGGGGCGGAAGCGCTGGGCCGGGCCGGCCTGCTCGACGGCCGCCGCTGCACCACCCACCACGATCTGCAGGACACGCTGGCCCGCGGCTATCCTCGGGCCGGCGTGGTCCGTGACGTGCTGTACGTCTCCGACGACCGGGTGGTCACCTCGGCCGGCATCGCCAGCGGCATCGACCTGGCGCTGCACCTGGTGGCGCTCCGGCACGGCCCGGCGGTCGCCGCCCGGGTGGCCCGGGAGATGGTCGTGTACGCCCGGCGCAACGGGGACGAGTCGCAGGCCAGCGCGATGCTCCGGCATCGCGCGCACCTCAGCGACGTGGTGCACCGGGTGCAGGATCGGATCGACGCGGCGTTCGCCGAGCCACTGCGGCTGGCGCAGCTCGCCGCCGCGGCGGGGGTCAGTGAGCGTACGCTCAGCCGGCTCTTCTCGGCGGCGACGGGCCGCACGCCGCTGCGCTACCAGCAGTTGCTGCGGATGGAGCGCGCCGAATATCTGATCGGCCACGGCGCGACCGTGGAGGCCGCCGCCCGGGCGGTGGGTTTCGGCGACGCGCGGATGCTGCGCAGACTACGTGCCCGGAAATGA
- a CDS encoding response regulator transcription factor, whose protein sequence is MIRVLLVDDQQLIRAGLRMLLDAEPGMEVIGEAGDGRTAIALAAQLVPDVIVMDLRMPGVDGITATSRIMADRPAIRILVLTTFGDDDHLYPALQAGACGFLLKDAPPTDLLNGIRQAAAGESPFSQEVLRRLVRRAVHARPEPPARIDGLTTREQEVLDLVAEGLTNTEIAERLHIGVTTVKTHITALMTKTSSPNRVRLALVARRR, encoded by the coding sequence GTGATCCGCGTTCTGCTGGTCGATGATCAGCAACTCATCCGGGCCGGTCTGCGGATGCTCCTCGACGCCGAACCCGGCATGGAGGTGATCGGCGAAGCCGGCGACGGCCGCACCGCGATCGCCCTCGCCGCCCAGCTCGTCCCCGACGTGATCGTCATGGACCTGCGCATGCCCGGCGTCGACGGCATCACCGCCACCAGCCGCATCATGGCCGACCGCCCTGCCATCCGGATCCTCGTCCTCACCACCTTCGGCGACGACGACCACCTCTACCCGGCTTTGCAGGCGGGCGCCTGCGGTTTCCTGCTCAAGGACGCCCCGCCCACCGACCTGCTGAACGGAATCCGCCAGGCCGCCGCCGGTGAAAGCCCGTTCTCCCAGGAGGTCCTCCGCCGCCTGGTGCGCCGAGCCGTCCACGCCCGCCCCGAACCCCCGGCGCGCATCGACGGTCTCACCACGCGCGAGCAGGAGGTACTGGACCTGGTCGCGGAGGGCCTCACCAACACGGAGATCGCCGAACGCCTGCACATCGGGGTGACCACGGTCAAAACCCACATCACCGCGCTGATGACCAAAACCAGCAGCCCGAACCGGGTTCGCCTCGCGCTCGTCGCCCGCCGCCGCTGA
- a CDS encoding bifunctional 4-hydroxy-2-oxoglutarate aldolase/2-dehydro-3-deoxy-phosphogluconate aldolase: protein MTDHRAPLDPVSAAIVDSGVVAVLRAPTAGAFAPVADVLVAAGITALEVTLTSRGALDAISGLRRRLPQGTVIGAGTVLTPDDAKAAIDAGATFLVSPVLDTLTDQPVPCYPGAYTPTEVYTAHRAGAPIVKLFPAGGLKPGYLKDLRGPLPNVRIMPTGGIDLDDIADWLTAGAAAVGLGGPLIGDAATGGSLTALAARAKHAVDAVTFARS, encoded by the coding sequence GTGACCGATCACCGTGCCCCCCTCGACCCCGTCTCCGCGGCCATCGTCGACAGCGGCGTCGTCGCCGTCCTGCGCGCTCCCACCGCCGGCGCTTTCGCACCGGTCGCCGACGTCCTCGTCGCGGCCGGCATCACCGCCCTGGAGGTCACCCTCACCTCCCGGGGCGCCCTCGACGCCATCTCCGGCCTGCGCCGCCGCCTGCCGCAGGGCACGGTCATCGGCGCCGGCACCGTCCTCACCCCGGACGACGCCAAGGCCGCCATCGACGCCGGCGCCACCTTCCTGGTCTCCCCGGTCCTGGACACCCTCACCGACCAGCCGGTCCCGTGCTACCCGGGCGCCTACACCCCCACCGAGGTCTACACCGCCCACCGGGCCGGCGCCCCGATCGTCAAACTCTTCCCGGCCGGCGGCCTCAAACCCGGCTACCTGAAAGACCTCCGCGGCCCCCTGCCCAACGTCCGCATCATGCCGACCGGCGGCATCGACCTCGACGACATCGCCGACTGGCTCACCGCCGGCGCCGCCGCCGTCGGCCTCGGCGGCCCACTGATCGGCGACGCCGCCACCGGCGGCAGCCTCACCGCCCTGGCCGCCCGCGCCAAGCACGCCGTCGACGCCGTCACCTTCGCCCGGTCATGA
- a CDS encoding MerR family transcriptional regulator — MAKSQRRALRPVDLARPHGLSAQAIRNYEQDGVIPPARRTASGYRAYEERHLLAVTAFLALAKAYGHGPAGVIMRAVLAGDLETAYATIDAGHAELARDRETLTAVEATAEVLTVPTRRGAALPVGALAHRLGVTPATLRKWEEAGILVPVRDRGQRAYSPDDVRDADLAHLLRRGGYGLPHIATVLRQVRDAGGAASLAASLSDWRARLTDRGRAMLTAAARLAELLSVESRAAVVIRDQRG, encoded by the coding sequence ATGGCAAAGTCTCAAAGGCGGGCACTGCGACCGGTGGACCTGGCGCGGCCACACGGGCTGTCCGCTCAGGCGATCCGCAACTACGAGCAGGACGGGGTGATCCCGCCGGCCCGCCGGACCGCGAGCGGCTACCGGGCGTACGAGGAACGGCACCTGCTCGCGGTGACCGCGTTCCTCGCACTGGCCAAGGCGTACGGGCACGGCCCCGCCGGGGTGATCATGCGGGCGGTGCTGGCCGGCGACCTGGAGACCGCGTACGCCACGATCGACGCCGGGCATGCCGAACTCGCCCGGGACCGGGAGACGCTGACGGCGGTCGAGGCAACCGCCGAGGTGCTGACGGTGCCCACCCGACGCGGGGCGGCGCTGCCGGTCGGCGCGCTCGCGCACCGGCTCGGGGTGACCCCGGCGACGCTGCGGAAATGGGAGGAGGCGGGGATTCTCGTGCCGGTCCGGGACCGGGGGCAGCGGGCGTACTCGCCGGACGACGTGCGCGACGCCGACCTGGCCCACCTGCTGCGGCGCGGCGGATACGGGCTGCCGCACATCGCGACCGTCCTGCGCCAGGTGCGCGACGCGGGCGGGGCGGCGTCCCTGGCGGCATCGCTCAGCGACTGGCGGGCTCGGCTCACCGATCGCGGCCGGGCGATGCTGACGGCCGCCGCCCGGCTCGCCGAACTGCTGTCCGTGGAGAGCCGGGCGGCGGTCGTCATCCGCGATCAGCGCGGATAA
- a CDS encoding ABA4-like family protein: MTGALFTLTFLLAAPFWALMILLPGWTGTRRIIGSPLIVLPIIGIYAVLIVPNLGHVLPAVANPTLGGIRDLLGSADGAAAGWAHMIAFDLFAGRWIWLDARDRGMRHLILAPILLLTILFGPLGLGTHLVVRKS, translated from the coding sequence ATGACCGGCGCCCTGTTCACCCTCACCTTCCTGCTCGCCGCCCCGTTCTGGGCGCTGATGATCCTGCTGCCCGGCTGGACCGGCACCCGGCGGATCATCGGGTCGCCGCTGATCGTGCTGCCGATCATCGGAATCTACGCCGTCCTGATCGTCCCGAACCTGGGCCACGTGCTGCCCGCGGTCGCCAACCCCACCCTCGGCGGCATCCGCGACCTGCTCGGCAGCGCGGACGGCGCGGCGGCCGGCTGGGCCCACATGATCGCCTTCGACCTGTTCGCCGGCCGGTGGATCTGGCTCGACGCCCGCGACCGCGGCATGCGCCACCTGATCCTGGCCCCGATCCTGCTGCTCACGATCCTGTTCGGACCGCTGGGTCTGGGCACCCATCTCGTCGTCCGCAAGTCCTAG
- a CDS encoding TetR/AcrR family transcriptional regulator C-terminal domain-containing protein produces MAELRRRIDSGELRPGDRVPSARAITRDWGVAIATATRAHAVLRDAGLTVSRPGVGTVVAGPAPRRDPDLSRDRIVEVAIAVADRDGMAEASMRRIATELGVATMSLYRHVPGREELELAMIDAALGELRVPPRYSGDWRADLDGCARALWELFQRHPWLGLTMSLTRPQVSPNAMRLGEWIMGTLGRTRLVATDRMMVQVLLFSFIRGVASALQPEAEAMRDTGLTGDEWMEAQEKEFQRFVEANPMPAYEELFLRTPDFVFDLDVLFEFGLARFLDGIAVWIG; encoded by the coding sequence GTGGCCGAACTCAGACGCCGGATCGACAGCGGTGAGCTGCGCCCCGGCGACCGGGTGCCGTCCGCGCGAGCGATCACCCGCGACTGGGGAGTCGCCATCGCGACCGCCACCCGGGCGCACGCTGTACTGCGCGACGCCGGCCTGACCGTCTCCCGGCCCGGGGTCGGCACCGTGGTGGCCGGGCCGGCCCCGCGCCGCGACCCCGACCTCAGCCGGGACCGGATCGTCGAGGTGGCGATCGCGGTCGCCGACCGGGACGGGATGGCCGAGGCGTCGATGCGCCGGATCGCCACCGAACTGGGCGTGGCCACCATGTCGCTCTACCGCCACGTGCCCGGGCGGGAGGAACTGGAACTCGCCATGATCGACGCGGCGCTGGGCGAGCTGCGGGTGCCGCCGCGATACTCCGGGGACTGGCGGGCCGACCTGGACGGCTGCGCCCGCGCCCTGTGGGAGCTGTTCCAGCGGCACCCGTGGCTCGGCCTGACCATGTCGCTGACCCGGCCGCAGGTCTCCCCGAACGCGATGCGGCTCGGCGAGTGGATCATGGGGACGCTGGGGCGGACCCGGCTCGTCGCCACCGACCGGATGATGGTCCAGGTGCTGCTGTTCAGCTTCATCCGCGGGGTGGCCAGCGCGCTGCAACCGGAAGCCGAGGCGATGCGCGACACCGGGCTCACCGGCGACGAGTGGATGGAGGCCCAGGAGAAGGAGTTCCAGCGCTTCGTCGAGGCGAACCCGATGCCGGCGTACGAGGAGCTGTTCCTGCGTACGCCCGACTTCGTCTTCGACCTCGACGTGTTGTTCGAGTTCGGCCTGGCCCGCTTCCTCGACGGGATCGCCGTCTGGATCGGGTGA
- a CDS encoding sugar kinase, which produces MTAAPTPLPAPTPLSAVGPLPAATLLSAATLPSAAGPPPAATPPPAATPLPAAGPLPGSSGGLFTFGEAMGIFVADGIGAFEHARAFTLAVGGAETNVAVGVARLGGAATWLGRLGPDSTGSLIEGRLRFAGVRVLAVRDPAPTGLMVRYRRSAQFIHADYHRAGSAGSRLTPADLPLTELQQAGILHITGITPALGDTARATVFAAVEAARAAGVPVCLDVNYRGKLWSRFDAAPVLRDLVSRSDIVFAGPDEAAIFLNTDDPLDGLTKLGPTEVIVKDGPHGCTALIDGDHFTVPALPVTAVDPVGAGDAFVAGYLADRLAGATPAQRLTTAITAGAFAVTVPGDCDSAPTRADLTALSGADIHR; this is translated from the coding sequence ATGACCGCCGCCCCCACCCCGCTGCCCGCCCCCACCCCGCTGTCCGCCGTCGGCCCGCTGCCCGCCGCCACCCTGCTGTCCGCCGCCACCCTGCCGTCCGCCGCCGGCCCGCCGCCAGCCGCCACCCCGCCGCCAGCCGCCACCCCGCTGCCCGCCGCCGGCCCGCTGCCCGGTTCCAGCGGCGGATTGTTCACCTTCGGTGAGGCGATGGGCATCTTCGTCGCCGACGGGATCGGCGCCTTCGAGCACGCGCGGGCGTTCACCCTGGCGGTCGGCGGCGCGGAAACCAACGTCGCGGTCGGCGTCGCCCGCCTCGGCGGCGCCGCCACCTGGCTCGGCCGTCTCGGCCCGGACTCGACCGGGTCGCTGATCGAGGGCCGGTTGCGCTTCGCCGGCGTACGCGTCCTGGCCGTCCGCGATCCCGCCCCCACCGGCCTGATGGTCCGCTATCGGCGATCCGCCCAGTTCATCCACGCCGACTATCACCGCGCCGGCAGCGCGGGCTCCCGCCTGACCCCGGCCGACCTGCCGCTGACCGAGCTGCAGCAAGCCGGCATCCTGCACATCACCGGCATCACCCCGGCCCTCGGCGACACCGCCCGGGCCACCGTCTTCGCCGCCGTCGAGGCCGCCCGTGCCGCCGGTGTCCCGGTCTGTCTGGACGTCAACTACCGCGGCAAACTCTGGTCCCGGTTCGACGCCGCCCCGGTCCTGCGGGACCTGGTCTCCCGATCCGACATCGTCTTCGCCGGCCCCGACGAGGCGGCCATCTTCCTGAACACGGACGACCCCCTGGACGGTCTGACCAAGCTCGGCCCCACCGAGGTCATCGTCAAGGACGGGCCGCACGGCTGCACCGCACTGATCGACGGCGACCACTTCACCGTCCCCGCCCTCCCGGTCACCGCCGTCGACCCGGTCGGCGCCGGCGACGCGTTCGTGGCCGGCTATCTGGCCGACCGCCTGGCCGGCGCCACTCCGGCGCAGCGCCTCACCACCGCCATCACCGCCGGCGCCTTCGCGGTCACGGTCCCCGGCGACTGCGACAGCGCGCCCACCCGCGCCGACCTCACCGCCCTCTCCGGCGCCGACATCCACCGCTGA
- a CDS encoding FAD-dependent monooxygenase has translation MRVLISGSSVAGPASAFWLHRAGAEVTVVEKSRGPRPGGHAVDVRGVARQVIEWMGIREAIRARQVDERGLKLVDRHNRSMGRMPAEAFGGEGIVAEIEIARGDLAQILRDVTAGFTDYRYGDRITALAQDAAGVDVTFASGLRERYDLVLGADGVHSGVRSLAFGPDQEYVRYLGLYSAYFTVADPGDMDNWYLMYNEPGGLVAGLRPERGGTAKAHLGFREPRMRYERLSRDEEKRVVTERMAGAGWKVPSLLAQMADAPDFFFDSINQVHVDRWWRGRIGLVGDAGYCGSPIVGLGTSMSLVGAYVLAGELSRHGDPERAFAAYQSEMAGYVATGTKLPPGGAAGMAPKSALWIKTRAKTMGMMTRWPIRDLMASQFAKADAIVLKDYGLTPAGAQRR, from the coding sequence ATGCGGGTTCTGATTTCCGGGAGCAGTGTGGCGGGGCCGGCCAGCGCATTCTGGCTGCACCGGGCGGGCGCCGAGGTGACCGTGGTGGAGAAGTCGCGGGGCCCGCGCCCGGGCGGGCACGCGGTGGACGTCCGGGGCGTGGCCCGGCAGGTGATCGAGTGGATGGGCATCCGCGAGGCGATCCGGGCCCGGCAGGTCGACGAGCGCGGCTTGAAGCTGGTGGATAGGCACAACCGGTCGATGGGCCGGATGCCGGCCGAGGCGTTCGGCGGCGAGGGGATCGTCGCGGAGATCGAGATCGCCCGGGGTGATCTGGCGCAGATCCTGCGGGACGTCACCGCGGGCTTCACCGACTACCGGTACGGCGACCGGATCACCGCCCTGGCTCAGGACGCCGCCGGGGTGGACGTCACCTTCGCCAGCGGCCTGCGGGAACGCTACGACCTGGTGCTCGGGGCCGACGGTGTGCATTCGGGGGTGCGCTCGCTGGCGTTCGGCCCGGACCAGGAGTACGTCCGGTATCTGGGCCTCTACTCGGCGTATTTCACGGTGGCCGATCCGGGCGACATGGACAACTGGTACCTGATGTACAACGAGCCGGGCGGCCTGGTCGCCGGCCTGCGCCCGGAGCGGGGCGGCACGGCGAAGGCGCACCTGGGGTTCCGCGAGCCGCGGATGCGCTACGAGCGGCTCTCCCGGGACGAGGAGAAGCGGGTGGTCACCGAGCGGATGGCCGGCGCCGGGTGGAAGGTGCCGAGCCTGCTCGCGCAGATGGCGGACGCGCCCGACTTCTTCTTCGACTCGATCAATCAGGTGCACGTGGACCGCTGGTGGCGGGGCCGGATCGGGCTGGTCGGCGACGCCGGTTACTGCGGGTCGCCGATCGTCGGGCTGGGCACCAGCATGAGCCTGGTGGGCGCGTACGTGCTGGCCGGTGAGCTGAGCCGGCACGGGGATCCGGAGCGGGCGTTCGCCGCCTACCAGAGCGAGATGGCCGGGTACGTGGCGACCGGCACGAAGCTGCCGCCGGGTGGCGCGGCCGGGATGGCCCCGAAGTCCGCCCTGTGGATCAAGACCCGGGCGAAGACGATGGGCATGATGACCCGCTGGCCGATCCGGGACCTGATGGCGAGCCAGTTCGCCAAGGCCGACGCGATCGTCCTGAAGGACTACGGGCTGACCCCGGCGGGCGCTCAGCGCAGATAG
- a CDS encoding cysteine hydrolase family protein yields the protein MTEALIVIDVQESFRARPLWAAVDNPDLIPNVQRLVDRARAAGHLVVWVLHAEPGTGGVFDPASGFVRLMAELTPADGEPILVKTVHNAFTTTDLQFRLTSAGVRAVTVCGLRTEQCVETTARVASDLGYQVTFVTDATATFPIPHRDAPDDLDDPRTLSAADVVARTEYALAGRFATITTVDEVEKG from the coding sequence ATGACCGAAGCCTTGATCGTCATCGACGTGCAGGAGTCGTTCCGGGCCCGCCCGCTCTGGGCGGCCGTCGACAACCCGGATCTGATCCCGAACGTGCAGCGCCTGGTCGACCGGGCCCGGGCCGCCGGGCACCTCGTCGTCTGGGTGCTGCACGCCGAGCCGGGCACCGGTGGCGTCTTCGACCCGGCGAGCGGTTTCGTCCGGCTGATGGCCGAGCTGACCCCGGCGGACGGCGAGCCGATCCTGGTCAAGACCGTGCACAACGCGTTCACCACGACGGACCTGCAGTTCCGGCTGACCAGCGCCGGCGTCCGCGCGGTGACGGTCTGCGGGCTGCGCACCGAGCAGTGTGTGGAGACGACCGCCCGGGTCGCCTCGGATCTGGGCTATCAGGTCACGTTCGTCACCGACGCCACCGCCACCTTCCCGATCCCGCACCGGGACGCCCCCGACGACCTGGACGACCCGCGTACGCTGTCCGCCGCGGATGTGGTGGCCCGCACCGAGTACGCGCTCGCCGGCCGGTTCGCCACGATCACGACCGTCGACGAGGTCGAGAAGGGGTGA
- a CDS encoding PRC-barrel domain-containing protein, protein MQPTPFTPWSFRDPEALSGGYQPTEADVVDETGRIGVDLVGYQVEATDGHIGSVDQASYDVGGAFLVVDTGPWIFGRKVLLPAGTVQNVDQADRKVYVDRTKDQIKASPEYDKDTFETSAYRDQVGDYYTGSYRDYPR, encoded by the coding sequence ATGCAACCCACCCCGTTCACCCCGTGGTCGTTCCGGGATCCCGAGGCGCTGTCCGGTGGCTACCAGCCGACCGAGGCCGACGTCGTCGACGAGACCGGCCGGATCGGCGTGGACCTGGTCGGTTACCAGGTCGAGGCGACCGATGGGCACATCGGTTCGGTCGACCAGGCCAGTTACGACGTCGGCGGCGCCTTCCTGGTGGTGGACACCGGGCCGTGGATCTTCGGCCGGAAGGTGCTGCTGCCGGCGGGTACGGTGCAGAACGTCGACCAGGCGGACCGCAAGGTCTATGTGGACCGGACGAAGGATCAGATCAAGGCGTCCCCGGAGTACGACAAGGACACCTTCGAGACGTCCGCGTACCGGGACCAGGTCGGTGACTACTACACCGGCAGCTATCGCGATTATCCGCGCTGA
- a CDS encoding sensor histidine kinase, with product MALDARDTLTRMLLLDCSGLAYLLVIGRTGHPPTPLQWALAVPAFLSALLLHRHPPINLLLQTALFAAGMLLLDDSTINQVGTAWAIGEFALWAGNRWLLAGGIGMVAATYLICDPPDAVLPSVMGLATSLGLPTLIGLVVRTTRELGVQAEQRAVSEQRAARADERGAIARELHDVVAHHVASMVLRVGVAQHVLPGVDPKVAEVFDDVHRTGTAALGDLRRLVAVLRDPDRAQGDAALTAIEPSALPAALDGAVETARRAGVIVEAEIDPRVAGLDAVRGLALLRLTQEALTNVAKHAGPAARAVLRVTMGGDDLHWSVTDDGGAAPGAARVPGGGHGLTGMRERVEILGGALAAGPEGSGWRVSTVLPAPLPDGIPA from the coding sequence ATGGCTCTCGACGCGCGGGACACCCTGACCCGCATGCTGCTGCTCGACTGCAGCGGCCTGGCCTACCTGCTCGTCATCGGCCGCACCGGCCACCCGCCCACCCCCCTGCAGTGGGCGCTGGCCGTGCCCGCCTTCCTGTCCGCCCTCCTGCTGCACCGCCACCCCCCGATCAACCTGCTCCTGCAGACCGCGCTGTTCGCCGCCGGGATGCTGCTGCTCGACGACTCCACCATCAACCAGGTCGGCACGGCCTGGGCGATCGGCGAGTTCGCCCTCTGGGCCGGCAACCGGTGGCTGCTGGCCGGCGGCATCGGCATGGTCGCCGCCACGTACCTGATCTGTGACCCGCCCGACGCCGTCCTGCCCTCGGTGATGGGCCTGGCCACCAGTCTCGGCCTGCCCACCCTGATCGGCCTGGTCGTGCGCACCACCCGCGAGCTCGGCGTGCAGGCCGAGCAACGCGCCGTCTCCGAGCAGCGGGCCGCCCGCGCCGACGAACGCGGCGCCATCGCCCGCGAACTGCACGACGTGGTGGCACACCACGTCGCGTCGATGGTGCTGCGCGTCGGCGTCGCCCAGCACGTGCTGCCCGGCGTCGACCCGAAAGTCGCCGAGGTCTTCGACGACGTCCACCGCACCGGCACGGCCGCGCTCGGTGACCTGCGCCGGCTGGTCGCCGTCCTGCGCGACCCCGACCGCGCGCAGGGCGACGCCGCACTGACCGCGATCGAGCCGTCGGCGCTGCCGGCCGCCCTCGACGGCGCGGTGGAGACAGCGCGGCGGGCCGGGGTCATCGTGGAAGCGGAGATCGACCCGCGGGTGGCCGGGCTCGACGCGGTCCGCGGGCTGGCACTGCTGCGGCTCACCCAGGAGGCGCTGACCAACGTGGCGAAACACGCCGGGCCGGCGGCGCGGGCCGTCCTGCGGGTCACGATGGGCGGCGACGACCTGCACTGGTCGGTCACCGACGACGGGGGAGCAGCGCCCGGGGCGGCGCGGGTTCCCGGGGGTGGGCACGGTCTGACCGGGATGCGGGAACGCGTGGAGATTCTCGGCGGGGCCCTGGCCGCCGGGCCGGAGGGCTCGGGTTGGCGGGTCTCGACCGTCCTTCCCGCGCCGCTCCCGGACGGGATCCCGGCATGA